In Peptococcus niger, the genomic window TCGTGCGACACGTTGGTCTATAACCATTAAGCTATCCTAGAAATAGAGATAACCTGCGTAAGCAGTCCGATTAGTAGGGTAAAAGACTGACTCTTAATTAAGAGAACAACTAATAACTCAAAAGGTGGAACGAAGGGGTAACGCCCTGAAACGCCTTCCCTAATACTCCGGCTAGCGTCAGAATGTGTAACCATTCAGGGGTTAGAAGCTCGGTGAAGACGGCAGAGAGTAGCCCAAACAGGCCAAGCTGTGGAAAGCTGTCCAGAGGTGGACGGTGCTAGTTATATGCCGGGGGTCTATAAAATAGCTATGGCGAGAATGTGCCACAGGCACTGACGAACTTCCGAATGTACGGGTCTAGATTTGCAAGATGCAGAAATGCACCGAACACGGATGTGTTGCTACTGAAGTAAAGTAAGAATGAACGCCATGAAATGCTTTATGTCGTTACAGGCGGCATCCAGGTAGCAGGCTTATAGGAAGCACCTAAGGCTATATGTACAGATAGAGTTATTGGAACGTGGAAAGGTTGGAACGGCCATTAACGTGTTACAGCAGGCCGGCAGCAAGGAACACCCCTCCCGGGAATAACTTGCTTTTGTCCGATTGAGAGTAGAGGCATGACCGATGAAATGTCTGCAATGGACACGGAGGAATAGCCTCAAGTCACAGTTACTGAAGTAAATCAATCCTTTATGAATCCACTAAGTCGAGTATGACAATAGAAATTGTCATCACAGATAAGGTGGTGATGTATAAGTGGAAATTAACTTGATAAATCAAAAACCAAACCACAAAGCCACAAAAGCCCGGTATTACGACATGCAAGAATTGCAAGATGACCTATATGCCAGAAGTAAGGCCGGAGAAATCTTTGGTGACCTTTGGTCGCTAATTGTCTCCCCTAACAACCTGAAACTGACCTATAGAACCATTAAAAGCAACAAGGGCAGTCATACACCGGGAACGGACGGAAAAACCATTGAGGACATTGCAAGATTATCAGATGAGGACTACCTCAACCTAATGATAAGCAAGCTCTCATGGCTCCAACCGAAGAAAGTAAGACGAGTAGAAATCCCCAAGCCCAATGGCAAGAAGCGCCCTCTAGGTATTCCCTGTATTGAAGATAGACTTGCCCAGCAAGCCATTCTACAAATACTGGAGCCTATCATGGAAGCTAAGTTCAGTCCGTACTCTTATGGCTTCAGACCTAACAAGAGTGCAGAGCACGCCATAAATGAGTGCTACCGACTGATGCAGAGAAGTCACTGCACTTATGCCATTGACTTTGACATTAAGTCTTTCTTTGATGAAGTCAATCATAGAAAGCTTATGCGTCAACTTTGGACACTAGGTATCCGGGATACGAAACTCTTGCAAATTATTAAACAAATGCTAAAAGCGCCTATTGTATTGCCAAGTGGGCAAATAGAATACCCTACCAAGGGAACACCCCAAGGCGGTATCCTATCTCCCTTATTGGCAAATGTGGTTCTAAATGAATTGGACTGGTGGCTATCTAGTCAGTGGAAGGATTTTCACCGGCAACTAAATAAGCCACCAAAGCCGCAATACAATAAGAACGGCAACAGAAACCTAGGTAGCGAATATACGGCAATGCGTAAAACAAAGCTCAAGGAATTTTACTTTGTCCGCTATGCAGATGATTTCAAAATCTTCTGCAAAACACGCAAAGAAGCTGTCCTCTTGAAGCACGCTATAACCCAATGGCTCAGCCACCGGTTAAAGCTACAAATCTCGCCTGAAAAGACAAAAATTGTCAACCTCAAGAAGAACTACAGCGAATTTCTTGGTTTCAAGTTAAAGCTCCAGCCTAAGTCGCATAAATGGGTAGTCAATGCCCGAATGAGTGACAAGACTAAAGCCAATACGAGAAAGCAATTGTCAAAACAGCTAAAGAATATCCAGAAGCCAAAAAGCGGAAAAGTGCAGGCCCTTGAAATAGACCTATACAATTCCATGGTTATGGGGATCCAAAACTACTATGGCATTGCCAATAATGTGACCAAAGACCTTGCTGAAATACAGAGGACAACTAGCATTAAGTTTAAAAATCGGTTTGGTAAAGCCCTCAAGAAAGAGGGACAAATAGACAACATTAAGCTTAAAGAGCGATATGGTAAATCTAAACAGGTAAGGTGGATAAACGGTAAACCGGTAATACCCATAGGGTTTTACAAGTCCCGTAATCCAATGGCACAAAAAGCTGGAGCCTGTCAATACACACCGGAAGGCAGGGGCCTCTTGCAAAAGAAAATTCCCAAGTCAGGAAGCGATGAAGTCATGCACTATCTAATGACCCATCCGGTTAGAAATGCCAGCCTAGAATACAATGATAATCGAATATCCTTGTATGCCGGGCAACATGGCAAATGTGGATTAACAGGTCAAGAATTGGTACCCGGTGACATACACTGCCACCACAAGCTACCTAGGAAGCTAGGTGGCAAGGATAACTACCAAAATCTAATCCTGCTTACGACACCGGCCCACAAGCTGGTACATGCCACAAACCCTGACACCATATCTTACTTGTCTAGCCAATTGCGGCTAGATGGTAAACAACTCAAAAAGCTTAATAAACTAAGAAAAACGACCAAGTTGGAGCCTATCCAACTAGCTACGGTTAATGAAACAAATCAAGTAGGATTAATAAAGGATATGAATCAACTGAAGTAATTGCGATGGAGCGCCGTATGAGGTGAAAGTCTCACGTACGGTGTGGGGCAGGGGAAAAGGTGGAGATGATATCAAAGCCTTACCTATTGCTCTGGATAGCTGCTTCTCTTGACAGGCCCCGGGATAAGACCTAAAATTTTTATAGATATGTTTGTGCTTAGAAAGGAGATCCTTATGACCATTGCAGAGCTGACCTTAATACCTATTGGCGGAGAGAGTTCGAGTTGTAGTAAATATGTCGCCGGTGCCTTGGATGCGCTGGTAGATTTTCCTTCCCTGGAATATCGTTTGAACCCCATGGGGACTGTTTTAGAAGGTCCGATGGATGATATTTTGGCCGCCATTAAGGCCATGCGTGAAACGGTGTTTGATAAAGGTGTGCCCCGCGTTTATATGGTGATTAAAATTGACGAGCGCCGGGACAAGGACAACCATATGGATGAAAAATTGGCGTCGGTTGCTGACAAACGCCAAAACGACCACTACATAGAATGATTTGCCGTCGACCCGCATCCAGTGGAGCGGATTCTGGGGGCATTCCGGCCCTTTTTTCTTGACTTTGCCTGAAGGGCGTGATATTATAAATGAGCGTCATGTGACGCCCATTCCTCGATAGCTCAATGGTAGAGCATTCGGCTGTTAACCGAAGGGTTGCTGGTTCGAGCCCAGCTCGGGGAGTTTTTCTGTTCGAGGACTTTCCTTGACAGTTTGGGGGTATAGTTCAGCTGGTAGAATAACGGTCTCCAAAACCGCAGGTCCAGGGTTCAAATCCTTGTGCCCCCGTATCAAAAGCCGCTTACAAGCGGCTTTTTTTCATGCGCAAAATCGGCTTGCCCCTTGTGGCCCCGCTATATGACAAAACCTGTTGCGATGGGACGCCAGTCGCAACGGGTTTTGCCTGTTTTAGGATGTTTAAGTGCTCCTAAAACGCTTGAGCTTGTATTCTGTTTATCGTTAGTGGTGGGACGCTTTCCTTGCTTGCCTGTGGAGCGCCTTAGCGCTTTACCCCTAACGGATGCAGTCTGATTTTTTGACTTGGGTGAGGACGATGATTAAGGATATGGCGATGAGGACGGCGTTGGCTAGGAAGGCCATGTGAAAGCCTTTCAGGGTGGCCAGGGTGGTGCCCAGGTTGGCGTTGGTCATGGTGGTGATGGTCATAATGCTGATGATGACGGCTGTGCCCAAGGAGGCGGCCACTTGGCGGAGGGTGGCGGAAAAGGCATTGCCGTGGCTGATCAATTGTTGGGGCAGGGCGTTTAAGCTCCAGGTGTTCAAGGGACTCATGACCAGGGTCATGCCGATGACGCGTGCGGTATACAGGGTGGACAAATACCAAAATGGCGAATCGGCTTGGAAGGAGAGAAAGAGTAGGGTGGCAATCAGTTGGATGACAAAGCCGGTGATGGCCAGGCCACGCAATCCCCGGCGATCGAAAAAGGCGCCGATGGCGGGCGAGGCGGCAATGGAAAAGATGAAGGCCGGCAGCATGACCAGAGAGGCCTTAAAGGCGGAGTAGCCGACCACCTGTTGCAGGTAAATCGGCGTGGCAATGGTGCCGGCGATCAGGCCGGCGTTGACCAGCATGCTCAAGAGGGTGCCGACGCTGAATTGGCGTTGGCAGAAGACATCCACCCGTAAGAGCGGGTGGTCAATCTGTCCCTGGCGGCGGAGAAAGATGCCGGTCATGACCAGCCCGAAGGCCGTGCCGCCGATGACCACAGGGCTCAACCAGCCGCGGGTCCCGGATACGGAAAAGGCGTAGAGGAGGGTCCCAAAGCCTAAGGCAGACAGGAAAACCGAGGGCAGGTCTAAGACGGGCCGTGCCGTCTTGCCGGACTTGGGCATCATGAAAAAGGCCAGCAGAATATCCGCCGCTAAAAGCGGCACCAAAACCAGGAATACCGTGTTCCAGCCGTAATTGTCAATGATCACCCCGGCCAAGGGTGGGCCAACGGCCGGGGCGGCGCTGAAAATAATGCCCACATAGCCCATGGCCACGCCCCGTTTGTGGGTGGGGAAAATGCTCATGACCAAATTAATAATCAAGGGCAGTAAAATCCCGAAAGCCATCCCTTGCAGGACCCGGGCCAGCAGCAATTGCCAAAAAACCGTGCTCAAGCCGGCCAATAAGGTGCCGGCGGTGAAGATGGTCATGGCCGTTAAGTACAAGTGGCGAAAAGGAAAGCGGGCGGTTAGGTAGGCCGTCACGGGGATCATAATGCCGTTGGTCAAGAGGAAGATGGTGGTGAACCATTGGCCTTGGCTGGCGGTAATGTTCATGGTCCGCATAATGGAGGGCAGGGCCGGCGATAAAATGGTTTGGTTCAATGAGGCGATGAATACCCCTAAGAGCCCCAGGCCCAGAGATAATTTCTGGTCTTTTGTCAATGAAAAGGTCCGCATGTGGGCGCTCCTTTCTAAGTGGTCCAAGGTCCCGGTAGGACGGTGAGAGGACGAGTTGCAGATATCAAATGCTGCGATGGCTTAAATTTAGCGGAAAAAAATAGCCCGCATGTCAGGGGCATTAAGCGTAGGCAAGGGGTTGGTTGCTTGACGGCTGTCACCGGTCAGTTGAAGCAGATTTCCGGTGGACAGGCCCAAATTAACTAAGGTATAATTATAGCATAAGAGAATTTGCCGTCAAGCGGAAGGAAGCGTGAAAGCAGTGGCATTGACCCGCTTCTGAATGGGTATGTACCCAGCGACGGCAATTGGATAACACAAGCCTAAGTCAGTTAAGGAGGATGCATATGGCAACAGCATTGATAGCACTTTCAGTAGTCCTCATCATCGTCGTTCTTTTGGTGGTTTGGGGCATTAGCGTCTACAACCGGTTGGTGCGCGAACGGGAATTTGT contains:
- the ltrA gene encoding group II intron reverse transcriptase/maturase, with translation MINQKPNHKATKARYYDMQELQDDLYARSKAGEIFGDLWSLIVSPNNLKLTYRTIKSNKGSHTPGTDGKTIEDIARLSDEDYLNLMISKLSWLQPKKVRRVEIPKPNGKKRPLGIPCIEDRLAQQAILQILEPIMEAKFSPYSYGFRPNKSAEHAINECYRLMQRSHCTYAIDFDIKSFFDEVNHRKLMRQLWTLGIRDTKLLQIIKQMLKAPIVLPSGQIEYPTKGTPQGGILSPLLANVVLNELDWWLSSQWKDFHRQLNKPPKPQYNKNGNRNLGSEYTAMRKTKLKEFYFVRYADDFKIFCKTRKEAVLLKHAITQWLSHRLKLQISPEKTKIVNLKKNYSEFLGFKLKLQPKSHKWVVNARMSDKTKANTRKQLSKQLKNIQKPKSGKVQALEIDLYNSMVMGIQNYYGIANNVTKDLAEIQRTTSIKFKNRFGKALKKEGQIDNIKLKERYGKSKQVRWINGKPVIPIGFYKSRNPMAQKAGACQYTPEGRGLLQKKIPKSGSDEVMHYLMTHPVRNASLEYNDNRISLYAGQHGKCGLTGQELVPGDIHCHHKLPRKLGGKDNYQNLILLTTPAHKLVHATNPDTISYLSSQLRLDGKQLKKLNKLRKTTKLEPIQLATVNETNQVGLIKDMNQLK
- a CDS encoding MTH1187 family thiamine-binding protein, which translates into the protein MTIAELTLIPIGGESSSCSKYVAGALDALVDFPSLEYRLNPMGTVLEGPMDDILAAIKAMRETVFDKGVPRVYMVIKIDERRDKDNHMDEKLASVADKRQNDHYIE
- a CDS encoding MDR family MFS transporter, giving the protein MRTFSLTKDQKLSLGLGLLGVFIASLNQTILSPALPSIMRTMNITASQGQWFTTIFLLTNGIMIPVTAYLTARFPFRHLYLTAMTIFTAGTLLAGLSTVFWQLLLARVLQGMAFGILLPLIINLVMSIFPTHKRGVAMGYVGIIFSAAPAVGPPLAGVIIDNYGWNTVFLVLVPLLAADILLAFFMMPKSGKTARPVLDLPSVFLSALGFGTLLYAFSVSGTRGWLSPVVIGGTAFGLVMTGIFLRRQGQIDHPLLRVDVFCQRQFSVGTLLSMLVNAGLIAGTIATPIYLQQVVGYSAFKASLVMLPAFIFSIAASPAIGAFFDRRGLRGLAITGFVIQLIATLLFLSFQADSPFWYLSTLYTARVIGMTLVMSPLNTWSLNALPQQLISHGNAFSATLRQVAASLGTAVIISIMTITTMTNANLGTTLATLKGFHMAFLANAVLIAISLIIVLTQVKKSDCIR